A single genomic interval of Halobacillus halophilus DSM 2266 harbors:
- a CDS encoding TetR/AcrR family transcriptional regulator, producing the protein MEPKFLALEQEKQDRILNAAMKEFAQNGYKNTSTNNIVKQAGISKGLLFHYFTNKRELYLTLYDYFVELFLKEMQQKVDWEDKDIFSRHRQIAALKIKLFHQYEHIFNFLNAAMSENSREVKSELDSRKEKFINHNYREMLQDIDKSKFKEGLDVSKIIEIISWSMEGFAYKQQAKFKGLSINEMDLEETLQELDGYIEVLKYSFYK; encoded by the coding sequence ATGGAACCAAAATTCCTTGCGTTGGAGCAAGAAAAACAGGATCGTATTTTAAATGCGGCTATGAAAGAATTTGCTCAAAATGGATATAAAAACACATCTACTAATAATATTGTTAAACAAGCCGGAATTTCAAAAGGCCTTTTATTCCATTACTTTACGAATAAAAGAGAATTATATTTAACGTTGTATGACTATTTTGTTGAACTTTTTCTAAAGGAAATGCAGCAGAAAGTCGATTGGGAAGATAAAGATATTTTCAGCAGGCACCGGCAGATCGCTGCTTTAAAAATCAAGCTTTTTCATCAGTATGAGCATATATTTAACTTTCTTAATGCGGCTATGAGCGAGAATTCCAGGGAGGTTAAAAGTGAACTGGACAGCCGCAAAGAAAAATTCATCAACCATAACTACCGTGAAATGCTCCAGGATATAGATAAGTCAAAATTTAAAGAAGGTCTAGACGTTTCTAAGATCATCGAAATCATCAGCTGGTCGATGGAAGGGTTTGCTTACAAACAGCAGGCCAAATTTAAAGGCTTGAGTATCAATGAGATGGATCTCGAAGAAACGTTGCAGGAACTGGATGGTTATATTGAAGTTCTCAAGTATTCTTTTTATAAATAA
- a CDS encoding ABC transporter ATP-binding protein, with amino-acid sequence MSVLRTKQLTKKFGDFKALDGVNIEVNKGEVYGFIGPNGAGKSTTIRVLLGMLKATEGKAEIFGMDAWKGAVEIHKRLAYVPGDVNLWPNLTGGEVIDLFVKLRGGNPSNRRDQLIEKFDLDPSKKCGTYSKGNRQKVALIAALASEADLYILDEPTSGLDPLMERVFQESVAELKKEGKSILLSSHILSEVEKLCDRIGIIRQGQMIETGSLKELRHLTRTHLLIETKQPIPSLEDFPGVHDVKEKERVLSFQVDTEQLDQVIKHISSYEVVKLESAPPTLEDLFMRHYESGGTGDGGEA; translated from the coding sequence ATGTCTGTATTACGTACTAAACAGCTCACCAAAAAATTCGGCGATTTCAAAGCGCTTGATGGAGTGAATATCGAGGTGAATAAAGGAGAGGTGTATGGTTTTATCGGTCCGAACGGAGCAGGTAAATCCACTACCATTCGTGTTCTGCTCGGCATGTTAAAAGCAACAGAAGGAAAAGCTGAAATTTTCGGAATGGATGCCTGGAAAGGTGCCGTGGAGATTCATAAACGTCTCGCTTACGTTCCGGGAGATGTGAATTTATGGCCGAATTTAACAGGCGGAGAAGTCATTGACCTTTTTGTAAAACTGAGGGGCGGAAATCCATCGAACAGGAGAGATCAGCTGATCGAGAAGTTCGATCTGGATCCTTCAAAAAAATGCGGGACCTACTCGAAAGGAAATCGGCAGAAGGTAGCATTGATTGCAGCTCTGGCTTCTGAGGCGGATCTTTATATTCTTGATGAACCTACCTCCGGGCTCGATCCGCTTATGGAACGAGTCTTCCAGGAGAGTGTAGCGGAGCTTAAGAAGGAAGGGAAAAGCATTCTGTTATCGAGCCACATTCTCTCTGAGGTCGAAAAGCTATGTGATCGGATCGGTATTATTCGTCAGGGACAGATGATTGAAACGGGGTCCTTAAAAGAGCTGCGTCATTTAACGAGAACCCATCTTCTGATTGAAACAAAGCAGCCAATTCCTTCTTTAGAAGATTTCCCTGGCGTGCACGATGTGAAAGAAAAAGAGCGTGTCCTTTCGTTCCAAGTTGATACCGAACAGCTTGACCAGGTGATCAAGCATATCAGCTCCTACGAGGTTGTGAAGCTTGAGAGCGCTCCGCCAACATTAGAGGACCTGTTTATGCGTCATTATGAATCCGGAGGCACAGGAGACGGAGGTGAAGCGTAA
- a CDS encoding ABC transporter permease, whose product MFKQMSSKTGVLSRFLLRQDRFRIPIWLLSLSGITLLTAQAFTGLYATEENRQTIAQTMVNPAMTAMVGKGYGLDDYTFGAMLAHQMLLFTAVTVAIMSILLVARHTRAEEEDGRLELIRSLPAGRLASLNAALIVVIGVNILLALLTAAGLYALGIESIDLEGSLLYGAALGASGIIFAAITAFFSQLSESSRGTIGLSFAALGAAYFIRAIGDVSNETLSWFSPLGWVTGTEVYVNDYWWPVLLTLGVSLILIVVSLYINSIRDLDAGFLPSRPGKTRASTALQSPIGLALRMQRTGIIAWAIGVLLIGASYGSIFGDLDTFFEDMEIMKDLLSGLEGGSLTEQFIAKLMSIIAMICTIPALMAVFKLRGEEKKGRTEHLLARAVSRNRLLASYMLISLIVGFVMLSLAALGLGAAALAVLEDGPSLATIYGAAMVYLPALAIFIGLAVLLTGLLPKLTGITWLYLGYSFFVVYLGGVFQFDEWVGSLTPFGHVPELPIEDVNTVVLILLTVIAAVLMAVGFIGYRRRDIQG is encoded by the coding sequence ATGTTTAAGCAAATGTCGAGTAAAACAGGGGTGCTCAGCCGCTTTCTACTGCGGCAGGACCGCTTCCGCATTCCTATTTGGCTGCTGTCGCTTTCCGGAATTACCTTGTTGACGGCCCAGGCATTCACGGGATTATATGCTACAGAAGAAAATCGACAGACCATAGCCCAGACCATGGTTAATCCTGCGATGACCGCTATGGTTGGAAAAGGTTATGGACTTGATGATTATACGTTCGGCGCTATGCTTGCCCATCAGATGCTGCTTTTCACTGCAGTTACCGTAGCCATCATGAGTATCTTACTCGTGGCTCGTCACACCCGGGCAGAAGAAGAGGATGGTCGTCTTGAGTTGATTCGATCACTGCCTGCCGGACGCTTAGCCAGCCTGAATGCTGCTTTAATTGTGGTGATCGGAGTAAACATCCTGCTTGCGCTTCTGACAGCCGCCGGATTGTATGCATTAGGAATTGAAAGCATCGATTTAGAAGGGTCTCTCTTATACGGAGCAGCCTTAGGAGCGTCAGGAATCATATTCGCAGCCATTACCGCGTTTTTCTCCCAGTTGTCCGAAAGCTCGCGTGGAACGATCGGACTCTCGTTTGCAGCACTCGGTGCAGCTTATTTTATTCGGGCTATTGGAGATGTGAGTAATGAGACACTTTCCTGGTTCTCGCCTCTTGGCTGGGTTACAGGTACGGAAGTGTATGTCAATGATTACTGGTGGCCGGTACTGCTGACTCTTGGAGTGTCTCTTATTCTTATTGTGGTGTCTTTGTATATCAATTCCATTCGCGACCTGGATGCTGGATTTTTACCATCAAGACCTGGTAAAACCAGAGCATCTACTGCCCTGCAAAGTCCGATCGGCCTTGCTCTTCGAATGCAGCGCACCGGAATTATCGCCTGGGCTATCGGCGTGTTGTTAATTGGAGCTTCTTATGGATCAATCTTTGGGGATTTAGATACGTTTTTTGAAGATATGGAGATTATGAAAGATTTGCTCAGTGGACTGGAAGGTGGCTCACTAACAGAGCAATTTATTGCGAAGCTGATGTCGATTATCGCTATGATCTGCACAATTCCCGCTCTTATGGCGGTTTTTAAACTGAGAGGGGAAGAGAAAAAAGGGCGCACGGAGCATCTATTAGCAAGAGCCGTTTCACGTAATCGGCTGCTTGCAAGCTACATGCTGATCTCCTTAATTGTTGGTTTTGTTATGTTATCCCTTGCAGCCCTTGGTCTTGGAGCAGCGGCTTTGGCCGTACTGGAAGATGGACCTTCACTTGCCACAATCTATGGTGCTGCGATGGTTTATCTGCCGGCCCTCGCGATATTCATTGGGCTCGCCGTTCTTTTGACAGGCTTACTGCCGAAACTTACTGGCATCACATGGCTGTACCTTGGCTATTCCTTTTTCGTGGTTTATTTAGGAGGAGTATTTCAATTTGATGAATGGGTGGGAAGTCTGACCCCGTTCGGGCACGTTCCTGAACTTCCCATTGAAGACGTAAATACAGTTGTGCTTATCCTGCTAACCGTTATTGCAGCGGTCTTGATGGCTGTCGGATTTATCGGCTATCGGCGTCGTGATATACAAGGGTAA
- a CDS encoding DinB family protein, whose amino-acid sequence MKVDYRIKSISGYTEKIGELVSMLEHTREVTLQEIANLSQADLDALTDQSSNTIGALLMHIASIEFVHQVVSFEKRDLTDQEYADWKLPLELGDQARESIHHQPLDYYIDRLNQTRANTLARLTAKDDQWLLEEDKWSHGVPYNQYYLWFHVMEDEINHRGQIRAVKRLLNHGS is encoded by the coding sequence GTGAAGGTGGATTATCGAATTAAATCAATAAGCGGGTATACGGAAAAAATAGGGGAGCTTGTATCGATGCTTGAGCACACACGGGAGGTTACTTTGCAAGAGATTGCTAATCTGAGCCAGGCAGATTTAGATGCTCTTACGGATCAGTCATCGAACACCATCGGTGCACTGTTAATGCATATCGCATCCATAGAATTTGTGCATCAAGTAGTGTCTTTTGAGAAAAGAGACTTAACAGATCAGGAGTACGCTGACTGGAAACTGCCTCTAGAGCTTGGAGATCAGGCGAGAGAATCGATTCATCACCAGCCATTAGACTATTACATAGACCGATTGAATCAAACCCGGGCAAACACACTAGCCAGGCTAACCGCTAAAGATGATCAGTGGCTGTTGGAAGAAGACAAATGGAGCCACGGCGTTCCTTATAATCAATACTACCTGTGGTTTCATGTGATGGAAGACGAAATCAATCACCGCGGGCAGATAAGAGCGGTTAAACGCCTGTTAAATCATGGATCTTAA
- a CDS encoding aldo/keto reductase, with product MKSFEDALKHKVGLGTAPLGNMFREVPEDEARSTIQTAWDQGVRYFDTAPFYGAGLAEMRLGEVLSNYNRDDYVLSTKVGRYMTNEKEEKEGLFKDARDNKVITDYTAEATEKSIEQSLERLKTDRLDFVFVHDVSPDFHGDEWKAKFEEAKEGAFRVLTRLREEGVIRGWGLGVNTTEPIELAMELEDTKPDICLSATQYTLLQHEQALQNMMKSAEENDVDIVVGSPYNSGVLLGGDHYNYEKAPEDILEQVNQLNEVGQKYDVPLKAAALQFSTAHPAVKSIIPGSTRPDRIKEDLEMIQREIPKEFWDELVDKGFISSEAPLPISK from the coding sequence ATGAAATCATTTGAAGATGCTTTAAAACATAAAGTAGGACTCGGTACAGCTCCGCTTGGAAATATGTTCAGGGAAGTGCCTGAAGATGAAGCTCGATCCACGATTCAAACCGCCTGGGATCAGGGCGTGCGTTATTTTGATACTGCACCCTTTTACGGGGCAGGTTTAGCTGAGATGCGTCTTGGCGAAGTATTATCGAACTATAACCGTGACGACTATGTGTTAAGTACGAAAGTCGGACGCTATATGACAAATGAAAAAGAAGAAAAAGAAGGATTATTCAAGGATGCCCGTGATAACAAGGTCATCACGGATTACACCGCAGAAGCTACGGAGAAGTCAATTGAACAAAGTCTGGAACGTCTAAAAACAGACCGCTTAGACTTTGTATTTGTGCACGATGTCTCCCCCGACTTTCATGGTGACGAATGGAAAGCTAAATTTGAAGAGGCTAAAGAAGGCGCATTCCGTGTTCTGACACGACTGCGTGAAGAAGGAGTTATCCGCGGCTGGGGTTTAGGTGTGAACACAACTGAACCGATTGAGCTTGCCATGGAGCTTGAAGACACGAAGCCAGATATATGCTTATCAGCTACCCAGTACACTCTGCTCCAGCATGAGCAAGCTTTACAGAACATGATGAAATCAGCTGAGGAAAACGACGTAGATATTGTGGTGGGCAGCCCTTACAACTCAGGCGTACTTCTGGGCGGCGATCATTACAATTATGAGAAAGCACCTGAAGATATTCTAGAACAGGTCAACCAGTTAAATGAAGTGGGGCAAAAATACGATGTTCCATTAAAAGCAGCTGCCTTGCAGTTTTCAACCGCCCATCCTGCAGTAAAATCAATAATCCCGGGCTCTACTCGTCCTGACCGTATCAAGGAAGACCTTGAGATGATTCAGCGCGAAATCCCGAAAGAATTCTGGGATGAACTAGTGGATAAAGGATTTATTTCCTCTGAGGCACCGTTGCCTATTTCAAAATAG
- a CDS encoding GNAT family N-acetyltransferase gives MDKVMTITIREANQEELGSIREQRVQAYEDHVYALPDEHWQALKQAISSEADQQPGVDLLVAELDGSLAGSVALFPANTDAYEGYVDELDYPEIRVLAVSPEIRGKGVASALIDACIERAKAKGYRSIGLHTGDFMSGAIALYERYGFERVPQHDFEPADDGIIVKAFYRTI, from the coding sequence ATGGATAAAGTTATGACCATTACGATACGTGAAGCCAACCAAGAAGAGCTCGGCTCGATTCGGGAGCAACGAGTTCAAGCCTATGAAGACCATGTTTATGCCTTGCCTGACGAGCATTGGCAGGCTCTTAAACAAGCGATCTCTTCAGAGGCTGATCAGCAGCCCGGCGTCGATCTGCTCGTTGCCGAACTCGATGGAAGTCTTGCGGGAAGCGTTGCCCTTTTTCCTGCCAATACGGACGCATATGAAGGCTATGTAGATGAACTGGACTATCCTGAAATAAGGGTGCTTGCCGTGTCTCCGGAAATCCGCGGCAAAGGAGTGGCATCTGCTTTAATAGATGCCTGTATCGAAAGAGCCAAAGCTAAGGGTTACCGTTCGATCGGACTTCACACGGGTGATTTTATGTCTGGAGCTATTGCTCTATATGAACGGTATGGATTCGAGCGCGTGCCTCAGCATGATTTTGAACCGGCGGATGACGGGATTATTGTAAAAGCCTTTTATCGTACCATTTAA
- the yfkAB gene encoding radical SAM/CxCxxxxC motif protein YfkAB — protein MSENNTTLRQLTPSYDPWEAYMDVKEHGKMTLSNIEFTTTTLCNMRCEHCAVGYTLQNQDPDALPIDMILERLDEIPHLRTLSITGGEPMMSKKSVDQYVLPLLKYAHSRGVRTQINSNLTLPYKRYLPIIPYLDVLHISHNWGTIEEFIHTGFARMERKPSEDNRKMYFDRMVENSQRLSDEGVMVSAETMLNRRTFPYLEAIHDHVNEMKCARHELHPMYPVDFASSLETLSLEDMRKGINRLLDHRNDNMWMLFGTLPYYPCSSSQEDLDMLKRLYREKNVTVRNDPDGRSRLNVNIFSGDIIVTDFADEAGLGNIQNTSLPEAFENWLESSTAKSLNCHCPAVECLGPNALVKNTYYQDVNFQTREAKITL, from the coding sequence ATGTCAGAAAATAACACAACCCTTCGCCAGCTCACACCATCATACGACCCCTGGGAAGCCTATATGGACGTAAAAGAACACGGAAAAATGACACTCTCTAATATAGAATTTACTACCACGACCCTGTGCAATATGAGATGTGAACACTGCGCGGTCGGATACACACTCCAAAATCAGGACCCGGATGCGCTGCCCATCGACATGATCCTCGAACGTCTGGATGAAATTCCTCACTTGCGAACGTTAAGTATTACAGGCGGGGAACCTATGATGTCTAAGAAATCAGTTGACCAATATGTCCTGCCGCTATTAAAGTATGCACACAGCCGAGGTGTACGTACCCAGATCAATTCCAATTTAACTCTGCCTTATAAAAGGTACCTCCCGATTATTCCGTATCTGGACGTCCTGCACATTTCCCATAACTGGGGCACGATCGAAGAGTTTATACATACCGGTTTTGCCCGTATGGAAAGAAAGCCTTCAGAAGATAATCGTAAAATGTATTTCGATCGAATGGTTGAAAATTCCCAGCGCCTTTCCGATGAAGGTGTCATGGTATCCGCCGAAACGATGCTTAACCGGCGTACTTTTCCTTACCTGGAAGCTATCCACGACCACGTAAACGAGATGAAATGTGCCAGGCATGAATTGCATCCTATGTACCCTGTAGATTTCGCTAGCAGCCTGGAAACTTTAAGCCTTGAGGATATGCGCAAAGGGATCAATCGTCTGCTGGACCACAGGAACGATAATATGTGGATGTTATTCGGAACGCTTCCCTACTATCCTTGCAGTTCCTCTCAGGAAGACCTCGATATGCTGAAACGTTTGTATCGGGAGAAAAATGTCACGGTGCGTAATGATCCGGATGGCCGCTCACGGCTAAACGTCAATATTTTCAGCGGAGATATCATTGTGACAGACTTTGCTGATGAAGCTGGTCTTGGCAACATTCAGAACACTTCCCTTCCGGAAGCTTTTGAAAACTGGCTGGAGTCAAGCACAGCGAAAAGTTTAAACTGTCATTGCCCGGCGGTTGAATGTCTCGGACCCAATGCCTTGGTTAAAAACACGTATTATCAGGATGTGAATTTCCAAACACGTGAAGCCAAAATTACCTTATGA
- a CDS encoding SDR family oxidoreductase, with the protein MKKTVLITGASSGFGFQTAVKCAERGFHVIATMRNMDKAKAFFSGDIDEEITRRIEVWPLDVTDSFSLFEFENRVQQTERIDILVNNAGYALGGFVEQVPIEAYRRQFETNLFGVIRVTQAILPIMRRQKSGKIMNVSSVSGLIGFPGLSAYVASKHALEGFSESLRLEMKPFGIDVALIEPGSYQTNIWSSGMELPEEAHNPDSPYADYLKDLWKAMQQGKRSDPGDVSSLMTKLAGKDSLSRLRYPIGPGVRFNIILKRVLPWTWLEKLILSQIRSS; encoded by the coding sequence ATGAAAAAAACAGTATTAATAACAGGTGCTTCTAGCGGCTTTGGTTTTCAAACAGCCGTAAAGTGCGCAGAACGAGGATTTCACGTGATCGCAACTATGAGAAATATGGATAAAGCTAAGGCATTTTTTTCAGGAGATATAGATGAAGAAATTACTCGACGCATTGAAGTCTGGCCGCTTGATGTGACCGATTCTTTCTCATTATTTGAATTTGAGAATCGAGTGCAGCAAACGGAACGAATTGATATATTAGTCAACAATGCCGGATACGCTCTAGGTGGATTTGTTGAACAAGTTCCTATTGAAGCGTACAGACGTCAATTTGAAACGAATCTCTTTGGCGTCATTCGTGTAACCCAAGCCATTCTGCCAATTATGAGACGGCAGAAAAGCGGAAAGATCATGAATGTTAGTAGTGTGAGTGGTTTAATAGGCTTTCCGGGATTATCAGCCTATGTTGCTTCCAAGCATGCACTTGAAGGATTTTCCGAGAGTCTGAGGCTCGAGATGAAACCATTCGGAATTGATGTAGCACTAATTGAGCCAGGGTCCTATCAGACGAATATCTGGTCCTCCGGGATGGAGCTTCCTGAGGAGGCCCACAATCCTGATTCCCCATACGCCGATTACTTGAAAGATCTTTGGAAAGCCATGCAGCAGGGGAAACGGAGTGACCCTGGTGATGTGTCCAGCTTAATGACTAAGTTAGCGGGTAAGGACAGCTTATCCAGGCTGCGTTATCCGATTGGCCCCGGTGTCAGGTTCAATATTATCCTGAAAAGGGTGCTGCCCTGGACATGGCTTGAAAAGCTGATTCTGAGCCAAATACGATCCTCCTAG
- a CDS encoding alpha/beta hydrolase has translation MAEQPIILKGAEEIRFEGNEVGILISHGFTGTNQSMRPLAEAYAKEGYTVCAPRLKGHGTTPEDMETTSYEDWIKSVEDGYHWLKNRCDMIFVVGLSMGGTLALHIAKKFPDIKGVIPINAAIKIPAMEGTVAMEERFIDAIGSDIKNPEVEELAYERTPVRSVNQLLTLMTQVEEGMSDIHCPILIFVSDEDHVVPPHNSEMIFDSVFSEHKEIVHLENSYHVATLDHDQDLIIERSLEFFEMYAKTMG, from the coding sequence ATGGCAGAACAACCAATCATATTAAAAGGAGCAGAGGAAATACGCTTCGAAGGGAATGAAGTAGGTATCCTCATCTCTCACGGATTTACCGGCACGAATCAAAGCATGAGACCTCTGGCGGAAGCTTATGCAAAAGAAGGATACACCGTTTGTGCTCCGCGATTAAAAGGTCACGGAACAACACCTGAAGATATGGAAACCACCTCTTATGAGGACTGGATCAAGTCAGTGGAAGATGGCTATCATTGGCTGAAAAATCGTTGCGACATGATTTTTGTGGTTGGTTTATCCATGGGTGGTACATTAGCTCTTCATATTGCAAAGAAATTCCCAGACATTAAAGGCGTCATTCCTATTAATGCGGCTATTAAAATTCCAGCAATGGAAGGAACGGTCGCTATGGAAGAGCGTTTTATAGATGCGATTGGCTCCGATATTAAAAATCCGGAAGTGGAAGAGCTGGCTTATGAGAGAACGCCTGTACGTTCAGTCAATCAGCTGCTTACCTTAATGACCCAGGTGGAAGAAGGGATGTCAGATATACATTGTCCGATTCTAATTTTTGTATCGGATGAAGATCATGTGGTTCCGCCTCATAATTCAGAGATGATCTTTGACTCCGTTTTTTCTGAACATAAAGAAATTGTCCATTTAGAAAACAGCTACCATGTGGCTACGCTCGACCATGATCAGGACTTAATTATTGAGCGAAGTCTGGAATTCTTTGAGATGTACGCCAAGACAATGGGGTAA
- the thiT gene encoding energy-coupled thiamine transporter ThiT, with translation MQNRRVLFMVEVAIFSALAILLDIIPFLSFKLWAQGGSISFAMVPVFIMAFRWGVRGGVLTGLLLGFYQILTGAIIITPMQTVIDYILAFAVIGLAGVVAKPLWNSIKEDHKKSLVMWIAIGCLIGSSLRFIGHFIAGIIFYGKFAPEGQPVWLYSLLYNGGYMLPAFILSALVVSLLFVKRPKLIVR, from the coding sequence ATGCAAAATAGACGAGTATTATTTATGGTAGAGGTGGCGATTTTCTCAGCCCTTGCCATCTTGCTGGATATTATTCCGTTTCTATCCTTTAAACTGTGGGCTCAGGGCGGATCGATATCATTTGCCATGGTTCCGGTCTTTATTATGGCTTTCCGCTGGGGTGTGAGAGGCGGAGTGTTAACCGGATTGTTACTGGGATTCTATCAGATCCTGACCGGGGCCATCATTATCACTCCTATGCAAACCGTGATCGACTACATTCTGGCTTTTGCGGTCATTGGTCTTGCAGGAGTGGTAGCGAAACCACTGTGGAATTCGATTAAAGAAGATCATAAAAAGTCGTTAGTCATGTGGATAGCTATCGGCTGTCTTATTGGCAGTTCTCTTAGGTTTATCGGTCACTTCATTGCCGGTATTATATTTTACGGGAAATTTGCACCAGAAGGTCAGCCTGTTTGGTTATATTCTCTGCTCTACAATGGCGGCTATATGCTCCCTGCCTTTATCCTGAGTGCCCTGGTTGTCAGCCTGCTCTTTGTGAAGCGTCCCAAGTTAATCGTAAGATAA
- a CDS encoding phospholipase D family protein, with amino-acid sequence MKKLKNLHKSKVFWIIFAFILILSITIGYHTSWKALPEGVSYEGDVHSMDDIEFFYDLTYENESGETVHDRQIFQELNNTIAEADDFIVADMFLFNGYTNGEKDFPAISENLVNAIVRQKEEVPDLKVVFITDQINTIYGSYESETIRRLEDAGVDVVLTNLNKLRDSNPVYSSIWRLFFSWTGTEGEGWIGNPLAKEAPDVTLRSYLKLLNIKANHRKLLVTEDAAMVSTANPHDASGYHENAAFKMEGPIIKDILEAEEAVVNYSGEADFPAYENRSWEKQEGNLTAQFVTEGKIYRSIQEELKKAGEGDEVWLGMYYLSDRKIIDLLDKAADRGATVNIVMDPNKKSFGHEKPGLPNLPVAAEMQRLGNNNINLRWYDVNIEQYHAKMLYINKGSDSVIIGGSANYTRRNLANLNLEADVVIKGNSDEDVFQEVDQYFDRIWNNDSGHYTADYEEYKGNLTLIRYITYHLQKWTWFTTY; translated from the coding sequence GTGAAGAAACTTAAGAACTTACATAAAAGCAAGGTCTTTTGGATTATATTTGCATTTATACTCATACTTTCTATTACGATTGGTTATCACACATCCTGGAAGGCTCTTCCTGAAGGAGTTTCTTATGAGGGAGATGTTCATTCCATGGATGATATTGAGTTCTTTTACGATCTGACTTATGAGAATGAATCAGGGGAAACGGTGCACGACAGGCAGATCTTTCAGGAGTTAAATAACACGATTGCGGAAGCGGATGACTTTATTGTCGCAGACATGTTTTTATTTAATGGTTACACGAATGGAGAGAAAGATTTTCCTGCTATTTCAGAGAATCTGGTCAACGCGATTGTCCGTCAGAAAGAAGAAGTTCCGGATCTTAAAGTTGTGTTTATTACCGATCAGATTAACACGATTTATGGATCCTATGAATCGGAGACCATTCGCCGTCTGGAAGATGCTGGGGTGGATGTGGTTTTAACAAATTTGAATAAACTGCGCGACTCTAACCCTGTCTACTCTAGTATCTGGCGTCTGTTCTTTTCCTGGACAGGCACAGAAGGAGAAGGCTGGATCGGTAACCCACTGGCTAAAGAAGCACCGGATGTTACCTTGCGCTCTTACTTAAAACTACTGAATATTAAAGCCAATCATAGAAAGCTGCTCGTTACAGAGGATGCGGCTATGGTTTCGACAGCAAACCCTCATGATGCAAGTGGCTATCATGAGAATGCAGCGTTTAAGATGGAAGGTCCGATTATTAAAGATATTTTAGAGGCAGAGGAAGCTGTGGTCAATTATTCTGGAGAAGCTGACTTCCCAGCGTATGAAAACCGTTCCTGGGAGAAACAGGAAGGTAACTTGACTGCTCAGTTTGTTACCGAAGGAAAAATCTATCGCTCGATACAGGAAGAGTTGAAAAAAGCAGGAGAAGGTGATGAAGTGTGGCTCGGCATGTACTACTTGTCGGATCGCAAAATTATAGACCTTCTGGACAAGGCAGCGGATCGCGGGGCAACCGTCAATATTGTGATGGATCCGAATAAAAAGTCCTTCGGCCATGAGAAACCCGGACTCCCTAACCTGCCGGTAGCAGCGGAAATGCAGCGGCTTGGAAATAACAACATTAACCTACGCTGGTATGATGTCAATATTGAACAGTACCATGCCAAAATGCTATATATTAATAAAGGCAGCGATAGTGTAATCATCGGGGGTTCTGCGAATTACACCCGGCGTAATCTGGCGAATTTAAACCTGGAAGCGGATGTGGTGATTAAAGGGAATTCAGACGAGGACGTTTTTCAAGAGGTAGACCAATACTTCGATCGGATCTGGAATAATGACAGCGGCCATTATACAGCAGACTATGAGGAATACAAAGGGAATTTAACTCTTATTCGCTACATTACGTATCATCTGCAAAAATGGACCTGGTTTACTACCTATTAA
- a CDS encoding general stress protein produces the protein MKPMIREYSNDEKLMQDVKSLKDSGIHPTDIYILSHDDDRTKRIANNVDANTIGFSEQDFTNIISNIFSKQGDELRTKLEEMGFSESEAEEYEEDMDEGKVLLILTDQEKASGILD, from the coding sequence ATGAAACCGATGATTCGAGAATATAGCAATGATGAAAAATTAATGCAGGATGTCAAATCATTAAAGGATAGTGGAATCCATCCAACCGATATTTACATTCTTTCTCATGATGACGACCGCACCAAACGCATCGCCAATAATGTAGATGCAAACACGATCGGTTTTTCCGAACAGGATTTCACCAATATCATCAGTAACATTTTCAGTAAACAAGGTGACGAGCTGCGGACGAAGCTTGAGGAAATGGGATTCTCAGAGTCTGAAGCTGAAGAGTATGAAGAGGATATGGATGAAGGAAAAGTTCTTTTAATTCTGACTGACCAGGAGAAAGCTTCAGGCATTTTAGACTAA